A region of Spongiibacter tropicus DSM 19543 DNA encodes the following proteins:
- a CDS encoding MerR family DNA-binding transcriptional regulator has translation MSQLTIGKLAQAARVSVETIRYYERLGLIEQPLKPA, from the coding sequence ATGAGTCAATTGACCATCGGTAAACTGGCACAAGCAGCTCGGGTCAGTGTCGAAACTATTCGTTATTACGAACGCCTCGGGCTTATCGAACAGCCGCTAAAGCCAGCTTAA
- a CDS encoding cytochrome c/FTR1 family iron permease, translating into MQAHWIYRFISPKQFVLNVSVLLLGLSCLLPATSQAEMSDDGSAQMRQLAQLAEYIAVDYVEAVKDGHVVNDGEYQEMLEFSQLIVTNISEIQDKSADAGDLTDQAKALQEAIQNKQAIETIRQMSGSLRGTLLALMPQSSLPDRLLSKATVKGLYESQCASCHGAAGGGDGVMAAQLEPAPTDFTSKERALNRSLLGLYDAISNGIDDTAMPAFTQLTEEQRWSLAFHVGGLAFQSGSEVTGEPPGVTLSQMVNHTPAQLAAEHPDMTQKGIERLRAKPELLFQESTNPLKITRDQLLLAQEAHQRGDYQTAQALAVSAYLDGFELVENSLDAQDKALRQTLEADMMAIRQLLKQAQSPGEVESAVSRTLARLDDADRLLSESTLSNATLFSASLVILLREGLEALLVVIALVTVLVRTGRRDGLRYVHLGWVTALVAGVATWAAAQSLVSISGASREVMEGVAALLAAVVLLYVGIWMHSKTHAAQWQAYIQQHINSHLTAGTLWGLALLAFIAVYREVFETVLFYQALLTQAAAAQYSSVFSGFVAGTAFLAVLAWLLVRYSVKLPIARFFSVTTYLLLALAFVLMGKAMSALQEADLIGITPLPVSFEFDWVGVKSTWQGIMAQLSVLVVFLVFLGLARRQRKNAPVAERSGEFLEPGVSRSKPE; encoded by the coding sequence ATGCAGGCGCACTGGATATACCGTTTTATAAGCCCGAAGCAATTTGTTTTGAATGTCTCAGTACTGCTGCTGGGCTTATCGTGTTTGCTTCCAGCGACCAGTCAGGCCGAGATGAGTGATGACGGCTCGGCTCAGATGCGTCAATTGGCACAGCTGGCCGAATACATTGCTGTGGATTACGTGGAAGCCGTCAAAGATGGCCATGTGGTCAATGACGGTGAATATCAGGAAATGCTGGAGTTCTCCCAGCTCATTGTGACGAATATTTCTGAGATTCAGGATAAATCAGCCGACGCTGGCGACCTGACAGATCAGGCCAAGGCTTTACAGGAAGCCATCCAGAACAAACAGGCTATTGAAACAATTCGGCAAATGAGCGGCAGCCTGCGGGGTACGTTGTTGGCACTGATGCCTCAGTCGTCCTTACCGGATCGCCTGTTGTCCAAAGCTACTGTCAAAGGGTTGTATGAGAGCCAATGCGCTTCTTGCCATGGCGCAGCCGGTGGGGGCGATGGTGTGATGGCCGCACAGCTGGAGCCCGCTCCAACCGATTTCACCAGCAAAGAGCGAGCCTTGAATCGGTCTCTTCTGGGCCTGTACGACGCTATATCCAATGGCATAGACGATACCGCAATGCCGGCATTTACCCAACTGACGGAAGAGCAACGCTGGTCGCTGGCGTTCCACGTCGGCGGATTGGCATTTCAATCCGGCTCTGAGGTTACAGGCGAGCCACCTGGCGTCACCTTGTCACAGATGGTTAACCACACGCCGGCGCAACTCGCTGCAGAACACCCGGATATGACGCAGAAGGGGATCGAACGGCTGCGCGCAAAGCCAGAACTGTTATTCCAGGAATCGACCAATCCTCTGAAAATCACCCGCGACCAACTGCTGCTAGCACAAGAGGCACACCAGCGCGGCGATTATCAGACAGCACAAGCACTGGCGGTCAGCGCTTATCTGGATGGCTTTGAATTGGTCGAAAACAGCCTGGATGCGCAGGATAAAGCACTCCGCCAGACGCTCGAAGCCGATATGATGGCGATAAGGCAATTATTGAAGCAGGCTCAGTCCCCGGGTGAGGTGGAAAGCGCTGTGAGCCGGACGCTGGCAAGGTTGGATGATGCGGATCGATTGCTTTCGGAATCTACCTTGTCCAATGCGACCCTGTTCAGTGCCAGCTTGGTTATTCTGTTGCGGGAGGGGCTCGAAGCCCTGCTCGTGGTGATTGCCCTGGTGACTGTGCTGGTGCGAACCGGTCGGCGTGACGGACTTCGGTATGTGCATTTGGGTTGGGTAACGGCATTGGTGGCCGGTGTTGCGACCTGGGCTGCCGCACAGTCACTGGTCAGTATCAGCGGCGCCAGCCGCGAAGTCATGGAAGGGGTTGCGGCCCTTTTGGCGGCGGTCGTGTTGCTCTATGTCGGCATCTGGATGCACAGTAAAACCCATGCTGCCCAGTGGCAGGCCTATATCCAGCAGCACATCAACTCCCACCTGACTGCGGGTACCCTGTGGGGTCTTGCGCTGCTGGCATTTATTGCGGTTTATCGTGAAGTCTTTGAAACGGTCTTGTTTTATCAGGCGCTGCTGACCCAGGCTGCAGCCGCTCAATATTCATCCGTATTCAGCGGCTTTGTAGCCGGTACTGCTTTCTTGGCCGTATTGGCCTGGTTGCTGGTGCGTTACTCAGTGAAATTACCCATTGCCAGATTCTTTTCCGTCACCACCTACCTGTTGCTGGCCCTGGCGTTTGTCCTCATGGGTAAGGCGATGTCGGCACTTCAGGAAGCGGATCTTATCGGTATTACCCCATTGCCTGTCAGTTTTGAATTCGATTGGGTCGGCGTCAAATCCACCTGGCAGGGGATCATGGCGCAATTGTCGGTACTGGTGGTTTTCCTGGTCTTTCTGGGGCTGGCGAGAAGGCAGCGGAAAAATGCCCCTGTTGCAGAACGTTCAGGAGAGTTTTTGGAACCGGGTGTCAGCCGCTCGAAACCGGAGTAG
- the cadR gene encoding Cd(II)/Pb(II)-responsive transcriptional regulator produces MKIGELSKVTGCSVQTIRHYEKEHLIASAERSEGNFRLYDEAAVEQLLFIKHCRSLDLSLPEIRQLLGLSRSPGAQCGDVNRMMDRHIEQVEARIQELTRLNEQLRMLRRSCSNRRTVEQCGILRNLSATPVSSG; encoded by the coding sequence ATGAAAATCGGCGAACTGTCGAAAGTGACTGGCTGCTCCGTGCAAACCATCCGGCATTATGAAAAGGAACATTTGATTGCCTCTGCTGAACGGAGTGAAGGCAATTTTCGCCTGTACGATGAAGCTGCCGTTGAGCAATTGCTGTTCATCAAACACTGCCGCAGCCTGGATCTCAGTTTGCCGGAGATCCGGCAATTATTGGGATTAAGCCGTTCCCCCGGCGCACAATGTGGTGACGTGAATCGGATGATGGATAGGCATATCGAGCAGGTAGAGGCGCGTATCCAGGAACTCACCAGGCTGAACGAGCAACTGAGAATGCTGCGCCGCAGCTGTTCAAACCGTCGGACAGTGGAGCAGTGCGGCATATTGCGGAATTTGTCGGCTACTCCGGTTTCGAGCGGCTGA